In one Betta splendens chromosome 14, fBetSpl5.4, whole genome shotgun sequence genomic region, the following are encoded:
- the p2rx1 gene encoding P2X purinoceptor 1, which yields MPPRASVSEVKPRGHKRWVLQLRWVFIYEKGYQSTDTAVSSVFTKMKGVGHTNVNGSERVWDVSDYVFPPQGDSSFVVMTNYILTEGQQMGKCPEDCLSKWVIVQQLNGRKKKRTVNSACVQFGQMTGVCVKATNTCEVLAWCPVENDRVIPTPPLLMSAENYTLFIKNSVTFPIFGVTRSNLVEGVDADYINKCLYSPEDAPLCPIFKLGDIVKLSGFSFETIAQVGGAIGIVVDWTCNFDVDVKHCKPKYNFHGLYGNPGEKDQTRASVGYNFRYAKHYLENSVEKRTLLKVFGIRFDIIVQSLARKFDIIPTLTAIGSGVGIFGVATVVCDLVLLYLLPKREFYKNMKFKHTDTTIKDPDSEVASIEMEK from the exons ATGCCTCCTCGGGCCTCTGTGTCAGAAGTTAAACCACGAGGCCACAAACGCTGggtgctgcagctcag GTGGGTCTTCATCTACGAGAAAGGCTACCAGTCCACAGACACGGCGGTCAGCTCCGTCTTCACCAAAATGAAAGGCGTGGGCCACACCAACGTGAACGGGAGCGAGCGAGTCTGGGACGTGTCCGACTACGTCTTCCCCCCGCAG GGAGACTCCTCTTTCGTGGTGATGACCAACTACATCTTAACCGAAGGTCAGCAGATGGGGAAGTGTCCGGAG GACTGTTTGTCTAAGTGGGTAATTGTGCAGCAGCTGAATGGCAGAAAGAAGAAACGCACTGTAAACAGTGCTTGTGTTCAGTTTG GTCAAATGACGGGAGTGTGCGTGAAGGCCACCAACACCTGCGAGGTGCTGGCGTGGTGTCCTGTGGAGAACGACCGAGTCATCCCAAC GCCTCCTCTGTTGATGTCTGCAGAGAACTACACGCTCTTCATCAAAAACTCTGTAACGTTCCCCATATTTGGCGTCACAAG GAGTAACCTGGTTGAGGGCGTTGATGCTGACTACATCAACAAATGCCTTTACAGTCCAGAAGATGCTCCACTCTGCCCCATATTCAAACTGGGAGACATCGTTAAACTGTCTGGCTTCAGTTTTGAAACAATAGCCCAAGTG GGAGGGGCCATTGGTATTGTGGTCGACTGGACGTGCAACTTTGATGTGGATGTGAAACACTGTAAACCCAAGTACAACTTCCACGGTCTCTATGGAAACCCCGGTGAGAAAGACCAGACCCGAGCGTCGGTGGGCTACAACTTCAG GTATGCGAAGCATTACCTGGAGAACAGCGTGGAGAAGAGAACCCTCCTCAAAGTGTTCGGCATCCGATTCGACATCATCGTGCAGTCACTG GCCAGAAAGTTCGACATCATCCCGACTCTCACAGCTATCGGCTCAGGAGTGGGCATTTTTGGAGTG GCGACTGTGGTCTGTGACCTGGTGCTGCTGTATTTGCTGCCAAAAAGAGAATTTTACAAAAACATGAAAttcaaacacacagatacaacTATAAAG GATCCTGATTCAGAGGTAGCCAGCATAGAAATGGAG AAGTGA
- the camkk1a gene encoding calcium/calmodulin-dependent protein kinase kinase 1 isoform X2 → MATSSDPGSETASLTDIMGAMTTSDSDARGVRNGGARQDGAQVRRSRPPAPHLSGRKLSLQERGPYRASGGGYTHVSPRVARRPTVESKRVSISDSQDCIQLNQYKLKSEIGKGSYGVVKLAYNEDDDKHYAMKLVSKKKLMKQCGFPRRPPPRGPKAPQGEQPKILGPLERVYQEIAILKKLDHVNIVKLVEVLDDPAEDNLHMVFELMRKGPVMEVPTDSPFSEEQARLYFRDIVLGIEYLHYQKIVHRDIKPSNLLLGDDGHVKIADFGVSNQFEGNDALLSSTAGTPAFMAPETLSDKRKSFSGKALDVWAMGVTLYCFVFGKCPFIDEYILALHNKIRTKTVDFPETPSVSEDLRTLILRMLDKNPDVRITIPEIKVDQWVTQGGADPLPLEEEHCFAVEVTEEDIQNSVKFVPSLSAVILVKAMLRKRSFSNPFDCPSRREERSMSAPGSLLIKSSTGDGPREGELEDLHEDEPSS, encoded by the exons ATGGCTACGAGCAGTGACCCCGGCTCCGAGACGGCCAGTCTCACCGACATTATGGGCGCCATGACGACTAGCGACTCGGACGCCCGCGGCGTGAGGAACGGCGGCGCCCGGCAGGACGGCGCCCAGGTGAGGAGGAGCCGCCCGCCGGCGCCTCACCTGAGCGGAAGGAAGCTGTCGCTGCAGGAGAGAGGCCCGTACCGCGCCTCTGGAGGAGGGTACACGCACGTCTCGCCTCGCGTGGCTCGAAGGCCCACGGTGGAGTCCAAGCGTGTGTCTATATCGGACTCTCAG GACTGCATCCAGTTGAACCAGTATAAGCTGAAGAGTGAGATAGGAAAG GGCTCCTATGGCGTGGTCAAACTCGCCTACAACGAGGATGACGACAAGCACTAT GCCATGAAGTTGGTGTCCAAGAAGAAGCTAATGAAGCAGTGTGGTTTTCCGC GTCGCCCACCGCCACGGGGACCCAAGGCACCCCAGGGGGAGCAGCCCAAAATCCTGGGACCCCTGGAGAGGGTCTACCAAGAGATCGCCATCCTTAAAAAGCTAGATCACGTCAACATCGTCAAGCTGGTGGAG GTGCTGGATGATCCTGCAGAGGACAACCTTCACATGG TGTTTGAGCTGATGCGAAAGgg TCCAGTGATGGAAGTGCCTACAGACAGTCCTTTCTCAGAGGAGCAGGCCAGGTTATACTTCAGAGACATCGTCCTGGGCATAGAATACT TGCACTACCAAAAGATCGTCCATCGGGACATCAAGCCTTCCAACCTGTTACTGGGGGACGACGGCCACGTGAAGATAGCGGACTTCGGCGTCAGCAACCAGTTCGAGGGCAACGACGCGCTGCTGTCGAGCACGGCCGGCACCCCCGCCTTCatggcaccggagaccctgtcGGACAAGCGCAAGAGCTTCAGCGGAAAA GCTCTGGACGTGTGGGCCATGGGAGTCACTCTCTACTGTTTTGTCTTTGGGAAG TGCCCCTTTATCGACGAGTACATATTGGCTTTGCACAACAAGATAAGGACCAAGACTGTGGATTTCCCTGAAAC ACCGAGCGTCAGCGAAGACCTGCGCACCCTGATCTTGCGGATGCTGGATAAGAACCCAGACGTCCGGATCACCATCCCTGAAATCAAG gtggacCAGTGGGTGACTCAGGGCGGCGCTGACCCCTTacctctggaggaggagcactGCTTCGCCGTAGAGGTGACGGAGGAGGACATCCAGAACTCGGTCAAGTTTGTTCCCAGTCTCTCTGCAGTG ATCTTGGTTAAGGCCATGCTGAGGAAGCGCTCGTTCAGTAACCCCTTCGACTGCcccagcaggagggaggagaggtccATGTCTGCACCCGGCAGCCTGCTCAT AAAGAGCAGCACCGGAGACGGCCCCAGAGAGGGAGAGCTGGAGGACCTGCATGAAGATGAGCCCTCCTCCTGA
- the camkk1a gene encoding calcium/calmodulin-dependent protein kinase kinase 1 isoform X1: MATSSDPGSETASLTDIMGAMTTSDSDARGVRNGGARQDGAQVRRSRPPAPHLSGRKLSLQERGPYRASGGGYTHVSPRVARRPTVESKRVSISDSQDCIQLNQYKLKSEIGKGSYGVVKLAYNEDDDKHYAMKLVSKKKLMKQCGFPRRPPPRGPKAPQGEQPKILGPLERVYQEIAILKKLDHVNIVKLVEVLDDPAEDNLHMVFELMRKGPVMEVPTDSPFSEEQARLYFRDIVLGIEYLHYQKIVHRDIKPSNLLLGDDGHVKIADFGVSNQFEGNDALLSSTAGTPAFMAPETLSDKRKSFSGKALDVWAMGVTLYCFVFGKCPFIDEYILALHNKIRTKTVDFPETPSVSEDLRTLILRMLDKNPDVRITIPEIKVDQWVTQGGADPLPLEEEHCFAVEVTEEDIQNSVKFVPSLSAVILVKAMLRKRSFSNPFDCPSRREERSMSAPGSLLMDSWPFRPSLKLHPSLRKSSTGDGPREGELEDLHEDEPSS, from the exons ATGGCTACGAGCAGTGACCCCGGCTCCGAGACGGCCAGTCTCACCGACATTATGGGCGCCATGACGACTAGCGACTCGGACGCCCGCGGCGTGAGGAACGGCGGCGCCCGGCAGGACGGCGCCCAGGTGAGGAGGAGCCGCCCGCCGGCGCCTCACCTGAGCGGAAGGAAGCTGTCGCTGCAGGAGAGAGGCCCGTACCGCGCCTCTGGAGGAGGGTACACGCACGTCTCGCCTCGCGTGGCTCGAAGGCCCACGGTGGAGTCCAAGCGTGTGTCTATATCGGACTCTCAG GACTGCATCCAGTTGAACCAGTATAAGCTGAAGAGTGAGATAGGAAAG GGCTCCTATGGCGTGGTCAAACTCGCCTACAACGAGGATGACGACAAGCACTAT GCCATGAAGTTGGTGTCCAAGAAGAAGCTAATGAAGCAGTGTGGTTTTCCGC GTCGCCCACCGCCACGGGGACCCAAGGCACCCCAGGGGGAGCAGCCCAAAATCCTGGGACCCCTGGAGAGGGTCTACCAAGAGATCGCCATCCTTAAAAAGCTAGATCACGTCAACATCGTCAAGCTGGTGGAG GTGCTGGATGATCCTGCAGAGGACAACCTTCACATGG TGTTTGAGCTGATGCGAAAGgg TCCAGTGATGGAAGTGCCTACAGACAGTCCTTTCTCAGAGGAGCAGGCCAGGTTATACTTCAGAGACATCGTCCTGGGCATAGAATACT TGCACTACCAAAAGATCGTCCATCGGGACATCAAGCCTTCCAACCTGTTACTGGGGGACGACGGCCACGTGAAGATAGCGGACTTCGGCGTCAGCAACCAGTTCGAGGGCAACGACGCGCTGCTGTCGAGCACGGCCGGCACCCCCGCCTTCatggcaccggagaccctgtcGGACAAGCGCAAGAGCTTCAGCGGAAAA GCTCTGGACGTGTGGGCCATGGGAGTCACTCTCTACTGTTTTGTCTTTGGGAAG TGCCCCTTTATCGACGAGTACATATTGGCTTTGCACAACAAGATAAGGACCAAGACTGTGGATTTCCCTGAAAC ACCGAGCGTCAGCGAAGACCTGCGCACCCTGATCTTGCGGATGCTGGATAAGAACCCAGACGTCCGGATCACCATCCCTGAAATCAAG gtggacCAGTGGGTGACTCAGGGCGGCGCTGACCCCTTacctctggaggaggagcactGCTTCGCCGTAGAGGTGACGGAGGAGGACATCCAGAACTCGGTCAAGTTTGTTCCCAGTCTCTCTGCAGTG ATCTTGGTTAAGGCCATGCTGAGGAAGCGCTCGTTCAGTAACCCCTTCGACTGCcccagcaggagggaggagaggtccATGTCTGCACCCGGCAGCCTGCTCAT GGACTCGTGGCCCTTCCGGCCCTCTTTAAAACTCCACCCCTCGCTCAG AAAGAGCAGCACCGGAGACGGCCCCAGAGAGGGAGAGCTGGAGGACCTGCATGAAGATGAGCCCTCCTCCTGA
- the camkk1a gene encoding calcium/calmodulin-dependent protein kinase kinase 1 isoform X3 translates to MATSSDPGSETASLTDIMGAMTTSDSDARGVRNGGARQDGAQVRRSRPPAPHLSGRKLSLQERGPYRASGGGYTHVSPRVARRPTVESKRVSISDSQDCIQLNQYKLKSEIGKGSYGVVKLAYNEDDDKHYAMKLVSKKKLMKQCGFPRRPPPRGPKAPQGEQPKILGPLERVYQEIAILKKLDHVNIVKLVEVLDDPAEDNLHMVFELMRKGPVMEVPTDSPFSEEQARLYFRDIVLGIEYLHYQKIVHRDIKPSNLLLGDDGHVKIADFGVSNQFEGNDALLSSTAGTPAFMAPETLSDKRKSFSGKALDVWAMGVTLYCFVFGKCPFIDEYILALHNKIRTKTVDFPETPSVSEDLRTLILRMLDKNPDVRITIPEIKVDQWVTQGGADPLPLEEEHCFAVEVTEEDIQNSVKFVPSLSAVKEQHRRRPQRGRAGGPA, encoded by the exons ATGGCTACGAGCAGTGACCCCGGCTCCGAGACGGCCAGTCTCACCGACATTATGGGCGCCATGACGACTAGCGACTCGGACGCCCGCGGCGTGAGGAACGGCGGCGCCCGGCAGGACGGCGCCCAGGTGAGGAGGAGCCGCCCGCCGGCGCCTCACCTGAGCGGAAGGAAGCTGTCGCTGCAGGAGAGAGGCCCGTACCGCGCCTCTGGAGGAGGGTACACGCACGTCTCGCCTCGCGTGGCTCGAAGGCCCACGGTGGAGTCCAAGCGTGTGTCTATATCGGACTCTCAG GACTGCATCCAGTTGAACCAGTATAAGCTGAAGAGTGAGATAGGAAAG GGCTCCTATGGCGTGGTCAAACTCGCCTACAACGAGGATGACGACAAGCACTAT GCCATGAAGTTGGTGTCCAAGAAGAAGCTAATGAAGCAGTGTGGTTTTCCGC GTCGCCCACCGCCACGGGGACCCAAGGCACCCCAGGGGGAGCAGCCCAAAATCCTGGGACCCCTGGAGAGGGTCTACCAAGAGATCGCCATCCTTAAAAAGCTAGATCACGTCAACATCGTCAAGCTGGTGGAG GTGCTGGATGATCCTGCAGAGGACAACCTTCACATGG TGTTTGAGCTGATGCGAAAGgg TCCAGTGATGGAAGTGCCTACAGACAGTCCTTTCTCAGAGGAGCAGGCCAGGTTATACTTCAGAGACATCGTCCTGGGCATAGAATACT TGCACTACCAAAAGATCGTCCATCGGGACATCAAGCCTTCCAACCTGTTACTGGGGGACGACGGCCACGTGAAGATAGCGGACTTCGGCGTCAGCAACCAGTTCGAGGGCAACGACGCGCTGCTGTCGAGCACGGCCGGCACCCCCGCCTTCatggcaccggagaccctgtcGGACAAGCGCAAGAGCTTCAGCGGAAAA GCTCTGGACGTGTGGGCCATGGGAGTCACTCTCTACTGTTTTGTCTTTGGGAAG TGCCCCTTTATCGACGAGTACATATTGGCTTTGCACAACAAGATAAGGACCAAGACTGTGGATTTCCCTGAAAC ACCGAGCGTCAGCGAAGACCTGCGCACCCTGATCTTGCGGATGCTGGATAAGAACCCAGACGTCCGGATCACCATCCCTGAAATCAAG gtggacCAGTGGGTGACTCAGGGCGGCGCTGACCCCTTacctctggaggaggagcactGCTTCGCCGTAGAGGTGACGGAGGAGGACATCCAGAACTCGGTCAAGTTTGTTCCCAGTCTCTCTGCAGTG AAAGAGCAGCACCGGAGACGGCCCCAGAGAGGGAGAGCTGGAGGACCTGCATGA